In the Anolis sagrei isolate rAnoSag1 chromosome 1, rAnoSag1.mat, whole genome shotgun sequence genome, aatgtttaaatgcAGTTTTTTCATAGAATTAATAGTagtattttaaatgtaattttaccttgttttcaaaatccattttaaccactttaaaaatccattttattTGCCAGCATATCTGTGTCGTTGGCCTTATGACGAGGAGTGCCTGAGGGTTATCCTAATCGTTCTGTCTTGGTCACTCTTGGTTGGGCCTGGTTGACTTATCCAGTCAGCTCCTCCagtgtttcagttggccacctctAGATCTGTGTTTGCCGGTCTAGACGTAATCGAAGCACTCCCTTAAAGTGCCGGGTTGCAGCGATCCCCGAGCGTTAACGAGATCTGAGTCCTAAGTTGAGAAGTACCTCCTGTAAAGCTTCGAAATAAGAAATCGTGATCGAGAGAGTTGAAAGATACGCATTAGGTGGTCGTTGGAATCCTATCGCAGTGAAGTGGTCCTTGGTGGAACTTCACAAGAGTAGCGAATGTCTGGAACCGCCAGTAGTCTGCTAATAGGGAGGGCTGTGCGGTTAAATACTTCCATCGGCTGGGTAGTATTCTTCAAACGGTTGGCGAAGAGCCAGTCGGGCATGTACCATGACGGTATCTTCGGTcgcttaatgcagtttgatgcttgGCTAGCCTAGGGAAATGTTAATGAAGGTAAAGTAAACTATATTTTTAATGACATATGGGGCACAAAATAACTGGTGTTTTATAAATGTACTCTTCTTTTATCATAACACTTCTCAGAATGCTTTCCTACAAATAAACTTTGAATGCAAGACAGTTATGTAAAGTGTATAATAAACAACATAATGTTAAAATCTAGCATTCTGCTCTAAAGCTCAATGCTGTTTTCATTTATTTCGTGCCCTGATGTAAACTATCAAATACAGATTTATCTGCAAGTGTGGCATCTGCCACTTTATAATTCTTAACATCTTTTCTTGCAGTAGTAATTTTTTAATACTCCAGAATGCTGTCTGCTGCCTTTTCTAACATGGTTATTCTTGTGCTAGGATCTCAAAGACTTCATGAGACAGGCTGGGGAAGTAACCTTTGCGGATGCACACAGGCCTAAATTAAATGAAGGGTGAGTTTGTTTGGGAATAACAAATAAGTTGTATTGTGAAGGTTGTGTGGGGACGAGAGGAATTGCTGGAAAAGCATCTTGTTAAAGTGCTCAGAGCCTGCTGTTGATACGTTTTTTTATATTTTCTATTGTTAGGGTGGTTGAGTTTGCCTCTTACAGTGATCTCAAGAATGCTATTGAAAAGCTTTCTGGCAAAGAGATAAATGGAAGAAAAATCAAACTGATTGAAGGCAGCAAAAGACATAGGTAAGAATTCCATTTCAGCAATACTTGGCTTGAGCACGAGTGATCAGAGATAAATGCCTATGTATTGAATTCAATCTAAAATGGGCAATTGCCTTTTTTAGTAGGTCCAGGAGCAGGTCTCGGTCTCGCAGCAGGAGCTCATCAAGGTCTCGCAGCCGATCTCGCTCCAGAAGCCGCAAGTCTTACACACGGTCCCGCAGCAGGAGCCGTAGCAAGTCCCGTTCAGTTAGTAGATCTCCTGCTCCTGAAAAGAGCCAGAAACGTGCGTCTTCGAGTCGATCAAAGTCTCCGGCTTCTGTCGATCGCCAGAGGTCACGCTCAAGATCGCGATCAGTTGATAGCGGCAACTGAATTCAAAACAGTTAGCTGTTGGGGACTTTTTAAATCATACTTGCTAATAGTTTTGGTAAGTATGTGACTCCTGGGAAAGAGACCGAGTgggtgtggggagggggaggattaACAGCTTTGTATATGTGGACCACCGAGAGGTTACTGAACTTATTGTATTGTCTTTTTGATAATCTTTTTCCTGCTCACTTCATTGACTCAGAAGTGCATAGCTTTATGTATATTGCTAGAGCTCTTTGGAGAaacttaatatttttttttgtaattaagGGGAGTATGCCTTTTGAAAACACGCTCAGTGTATTCTCGTAAATGCTATTTTGGGGTATAAAGTGTTAAAAATTGGCATAGAGCTCTTACACCCGCTGTAAATAAAGCttttatttcagatttttagTGCTTCAAGCGATATGTCTGCTTTCCTGTCCTGATCTTATTGGTCAAGATGGATAATAAAAAATACTCCAAAAAGTGGTGTGCCTTTCTTTGAAGTTGTTTCTTCCTGTCTAATTGCAAGTGTAGAGTGGGAATGTGAACCAGAATCCcccttttaaagtgctttttgcactgCAGTAGGTAAGATATGTTGGTCACATTAGATAACACATAATATCACAGATACACAAAGTGAGGtgtaatcttctgaacaggaagcacagacagcaaaacacacACCACGGGTGTACattctttcctatgctatccaaagctaaaaacacagttttggctgaagttacacttaaaaattttccttttctaacttgcatacaaattcaatttaggaacaaacttacagaacctatctagtTCATAAttgggggactgcctgtaaattaTCTTCAAAACTAGCAGTTGGTTTTAAATTTTGTCTAAGCACACTGCACATGATATGCACAGGATTGAGGGCTGCATTTATTTAAGGcaggatcctcaaactttttaaacagagggccaggtcacagttcctcaaactgttggagggctggattataatttgaaaaaaaaatgaatgtattcctatgcacactgcacatgccttatttgtagtgcaaaaaaaaaaccacttaaaaactacagtaattaaaatgtacaattttaacaaatataaacctattagtgtttcaatgggaagtgggcctgcttttaactgatgagataggattgttgtgtgctttcacatcttttcagacttaggttgaccctgagcatgggccgggtaaatgacctcggagggccgcatctggccttcgggccttagtttgaggaccccttattTAAGGTTTAGGCTACTGCAATAAAGTCCAACGCCACCTTTTTGATTCCCTATTATAAATACCTACATTTTTGAGTGCAAAATGTCAAGCAGCATAGCCTGGTCATAACAGGAACTTCAGTCCAGGATCCGTTTGGTTCTTGAGTAAGAAGCAAATTTACTCCCCTGTTGGAAGGGGGCTTTGAAGAACTGGGTCTGAATGGCTGATCTCCACAAACATAGCAAGGAGGGTGTTGCTCCTGGATCAATAGATGGTAAACTGGTTTTGACAATTATCTGAAGCCAGTATTTAGTAAAAGCCTTGGTTATTAATATCCTCTTTCAAAATTGAGCACCTTAAAATACTTTGCACAATAGAAACAGCTTGCAATGATACATCCCCACAGTGACAGGCCCCACATTTCATATTTAGAAGATTACAGCAGGGTGGATAATAGGAAACCTAGAAAAGGTGGGCAAAAGATAATTCCCTTAATCAAAAATTGCATGCAAGTGGCTTGACTGCAAATAATTTAATTTCATTTGTCTGCtttccaagtcatttctggcttattGTGACCCAATAGTGACCTTATTAGGCACTcaggtttgttcagaggagggtttTTTACGAGGCTGAAAGTGATTGCTCCATGAATACTCTGGAGTTTCAATTGCTGTGAAAGGATTTGCTGTGGTCTCAAGTGTCTCTAAATCCAACACACTACATCATAATGGCTCTtgcgcacacacacattttatatgtatatgcatatatatgagaTATCTGTAATTAAAGCAGATTATCACTTTTATGAGAACTGCAATTGGCAGAACATACTATGTTAACATTACCGGCCAGTCCTGCAGACCTACAGTATATTTCTGCAATAAATGGGCAAAATTATGCCAGACAAGCACACATGTTTTAGGAACCACAAAGGTGCAATCTTGACCAGGAAACTGGCACAACCAGTGGCCTTCCATATGAACTCAGAATGTCACAGCCTTCAATTTGTCCCAGGAAGTGAGCTGTCCCTTTTTTAGTCTtttcacatgcatatacatatgagAATGCAAATAATTTTGCAATCATTCAATTTTGTTGAGtctgaaatgaaaatgaaataaatacaaatataaccaCGATCTTATTTGAGATGGAGAATATATTGTGGGCTTCGACCAGAACTTTAAAGTAATTGTTGAGCTTTAGCTCCAGAACTGGTTTCTTGGATATTCAAAAAACCAAATTTGGATATATTGCCACTGTCTCAAAgacaatgaaaataaaaaagactGCAATTTCCAGTACTCTTTCATTGGCTAGGATTATTGTGGTTTGCGGTTTAACATCTGGAGCATCATAAGGTCCCTCCCCAATGTCGATGAAACAATCACAGCTATTAACTTGGAAAATTGCCTTTTCAAAGATTATTTGACAATAATACATCCCCAAGTGTAAATATGCCCCACAAAATCCTGGATTAGTTGCGTTTTAATTTAGTATTTACACTCCACCATTCAAAGAACTTTTTCCAGAATTCATTGTAGAATAAGTTATCTATGggcaatgaaaacaataaaatagaaaaGTTGATAAAAGGGTAGTATAAAAGCTAAgagtttgaaataaaataaaatctcacatttaaagcccccccccccccaaaaaaaaaacccaacacggTCAAGCCAGATTAAAATGTATAGTTTGGAAAGGTGGTAGTtctgtaattttattttgaaaacactgctGAATATGTAAATCCAGTTGTTTGTTGTAATTAGACCAATTACATTTGTGATATTTACATAAATGTTAGTTTCACAAGTCTCATTTGTTCAATGGGTGTACAATTGAATTTATCTCAAAACATCTTGATTGGCAAAGGTAACACAAACTAGAGTCCTGAAATCAATTGTTTTGCTAcgtcatgcatgggcaaacttgcgtcctccaggtgttttggacttcaactcccaccattcctaacagcctcaggccccttccttttcctttcccctcgcCCCCCACTTAAGCagctaagggggaaaaggaaagaccctgaggctgttaggaatggtgggagttgaaatccaaaactcctggaaggccaaagtttgcccatgcctctgcTAGACCTTAATATTGCACTGTTACataaaaagaatcatagaatcaaagagttggaagagacctcatgggtcatccagtccaaccgcctgccaagaagcaggaatattacattcaattgTAAAGTATTGTCATAGTTGTTACACTAGGAAAACACAAGTTCACATTTTTCCCTAAACTGTTTATCCAAAACGAACACTGTGAACATCATTAACAAAGCAACTGGATCGTATTCAGGTGGTCAAACTTCTAGATCTTACCCACTTTGTCCTGCTCTCTTTGCTGTTCATGCATGCTGAGTAagaaccatggaaacccattgactgACTTTGgatgagtcacatactctcagccccagaaggaagcccccggtggtgcaatgggttaaacccttgtgccggtaggattGCCTACAGGTTTGCGATTTGAATTTGTGGAgaggggttgagctccctctgtcatctccagctccccatgcagggacatgagagaagcttcccacaaggatggtaaaaacatcaaacatccgggtgtcccctaggcaacatccttgcagacggccaattctctcacaccaaaagcggcTTACAGTATGTATATATAGTCGCCACAGAAGACTGTAGTGGGAAATTCTACTCCATTGATTTCCTTGTTGCTAGAGAGCTCTGCAGTGAGGAGGCCTATGAGGGttcaatgaaaagtaatgcctccaccttcattatttgggtttggataggaatattttaatacatcaaacgcagaaataatccttagaatgtgctctttaacaaccactattcacttttccacataatcaccagacaattagatATATTTcttccaacaatgaacaagttttctgaagctgtcacagaagtttttctgcaacccatcgtgcacagatcttccaatagccaagcaaagcaataatgtgacccgcaCGTTCTTGTTGAAGAAGCAATAATAGGGATTTGGGAGCTGGAGAATAAAGTTGAGGAAGTTATGGGAGGCTGGATTAAACAGATTTAGAGTAAAATGTTTTAAGGGGATTTAGATCAATGGAGCCTAGATGTTGCCTAACCCTAGGTGCATTTCCACcgaggtctttagctttctctgccaaagaatactggtacattaccaaatgacaactcccaggatttcataactttgagtcatggcagttaaaatggtatcaaattgcCTTCATTCTAGAGTGGAGATGCACCATCTGAGGAGGGCAAAACACTAAAAAAATAGGAGGAAGCACAATTAAAGATTCCTCAATAACCTTAACATGGCCAATATTTACTTTaagccagtgattcccaacctttttttttttttaccagagaccaTTTGACCAACATAAGTATCAaaatggttacaaatcagtttttggttaactttagatttggtttcattatttggagtgctgattcagaaaattacattggatagaccatatcagctctagtttttgatacagagcatatgccatccagtagtcgccatctgctcacccacagaaaaccatatttaataagcctcagcactttaagagggttttgcgagaccagttgctctcgttgcaatgaaGTAGTAAACAGTGAGGCCGCGaactatattttaattcttgcagaccaccggtgctccacggaccacaggttggaaccaCTGCTAAGCTAGCAACTTTGAATAATGAAAGAACAACATTAGAGACAGAAGGAAATCAAAGGGAAAACCGAACAAATCATGATCATATCAATAGAGG is a window encoding:
- the SRSF5 gene encoding serine/arginine-rich splicing factor 5 isoform X1, which translates into the protein MSGCRVFIGRLNPAAREKDVERFFKGYGRIRDIDLKRGFGFVEFEDPRDADDAVYELDGKELCSERVTIEHARARSRGGRGRGGRYSDRFSSRRPRNDRRNAPPVRTENRLIVENLSSRVSWQDLKDFMRQAGEVTFADAHRPKLNEGVVEFASYSDLKNAIEKLSGKEINGRKIKLIEGSKRHSRSRSRSRSRSRSSSRSRSRSRSRSRKSYTRSRSRSRSKSRSVSRSPAPEKSQKRASSSRSKSPASVDRQRSRSRSRSVDSGN